A genomic segment from Mus caroli chromosome 17, CAROLI_EIJ_v1.1, whole genome shotgun sequence encodes:
- the LOC110284246 gene encoding vomeronasal type-1 receptor 4-like, giving the protein MVQPRKVQTMLWLRDMIVAIIQRKQLLNDRMDFRDMAVGIVLSFEILLGILGNFSLLFYYLILYYKEHTLRIIDMILIHVFTSNSLILLSKGPPEVMGAFGSKQLFNDVGCKLILYVQRIARCMSITTTCFLSVFQAITISPRNSCWKEFKVKTTKFMGLSISFYWVMFTLLNMLFPLYTASNSNRENRTQKSDSEFCHSGGRDKIVDLLYAAFCVFPEVLLSILIVVSSTFMIVILYRHKKRVQHILHKHASLRISAENRATQTILVLVFTFLVFNTLSSILHGYIALSHDPNWWVMNITAIIALCFPTLGPFVMSHDFTASRCCFTWIK; this is encoded by the coding sequence ATGGTTCAACCTAGAAAAGTTCAAACCATGTTGTGGCTCAGAGACATGATTGTTGCCATTATTCAAAGAAAACAACTGCTGAATGACAGAATGGACTTTAGGGACATGGCAGTAGGAATAGTGCTCTCATTTGAGATTCTACTTGGTATTCTGGGAaacttctcccttcttttctactATCTAATCCTTTACTATAAAGAACACACATTAAGGATCATAGATATGATTCTTATACATGTGTTTACATCCAACTCCTTGATCCTTCTCTCCAAAGGACCCCCAGAGGTAATGGGAGCTTTTGGGTCAAAGCAGTTATTTAATGATGTTGGGTGCAAACTTATTTTATATGTTCAAAGAATTGCCAGGTGTATGTCCATCACTACCACCTGTTTCTTGAGTGTCTTTCAGGCCATCACCATCAGTCCCAGGAACTCCTGCTGGAAGGAATTTAAAGTTAAGACTACAAAGTTTATGGGCCTGTCCATTTCCTTCTACTGGGTCATGTTCACCTTACTAAATATGCTTTTCCCTTTATATACAGCTAGCAATAGTAATAGAGAAAATAGGACACAAAAGAGTGATTCTGAATTCTGTCACTCTGGAGGCCGTGACAAAATAGTAGATTTATTGTATGCTGCATTTTGTGTGTTTCCGGAAGTCTTACTTTCTATACTCATTGTAGTTTCCAGTACCTTCATGATTGTCATACTTTACAGACACAAGAAAAGGGTTCAACACATCCTCCATAAGCATGCTTCTCTTAGAATCTCTGCTGAAAACAGAGCTACACAGACCATTCTTGTCCTGGTTTTCACCTTTCTAGTGTTTAATACACTCTCTTCCATTTTACATGGATATATTGCTCTTTCACATGATCCCAATTGGTGGGTAATGAATATAACAGCTATCATAGCTTTGTGTTTTCCTACTTTGGGCCCATTTGTGATGAGTCATGATTTTACTGCTTCTAGATGTTGCTTTACCTggataaaataa